A DNA window from Hallerella porci contains the following coding sequences:
- the uvrC gene encoding excinuclease ABC subunit UvrC, whose amino-acid sequence MFSEAIQKRLTELPMRPGVYLMKNAAGKIIYVGKAKVLAHRVRSYFDGKPKPGHRAAMLMLPYIHNIEWIVTNTEEEAFILEANLIRKHKPLYNVRLKDDKHYPYIAIDMRDPFPRLFLSRHASSRYRCFGPFPSSKAFRTLVDISARLFQMRECKLSFPLSKPQRPCLNYHIGRCLAPCAGLCTPEKYAENVNEMIRVLDGKRNDLLAKWTREMEEASLALDFETAAKKRDAIEALQATNTNQKADTTDTALKLDVVAVRRNGNLATAVIFEYRKGVISGRRHFQLECDQDQDEAEILCEMLPTWYENEEVIPNDIVISNAIPDEDRIQIEEELAEKTTHKVSITVPQRGDRVQFMKLALANAEMLLVEAKSEVKHFDEVEQSVFDLQRELGLAKTPFRIECVDISHLAGTHTVASLVAFKNGRPDKKNYRKFIIKTVSGVDDFASMREVMTRRIRRLEEENLPMPDLWVCDGGKGQVDATMQILKELGHDKDLPLIGLAKRLEEIVFPDDRKSIVLHRTSAALKLLQNARDEAHRFAITYQRSKRKEDLRVDWLNLPGIGDETRIKILSKYKSRSDFLNAPIEDIQDLFGKNRGLSIREKIENYIPDAELL is encoded by the coding sequence ATGTTTTCAGAGGCAATTCAAAAACGGTTAACGGAACTTCCGATGCGTCCCGGCGTGTATTTGATGAAAAATGCTGCGGGAAAAATCATCTACGTCGGGAAAGCAAAAGTTCTTGCGCATCGCGTTCGCAGTTACTTTGACGGAAAACCCAAACCGGGACATCGCGCAGCGATGTTAATGCTTCCGTATATTCACAACATCGAATGGATTGTCACCAACACCGAAGAAGAAGCTTTTATTCTCGAAGCGAATTTAATTCGCAAACATAAACCGCTTTACAATGTTCGCTTAAAAGACGATAAACATTATCCTTATATCGCAATCGATATGCGCGATCCGTTTCCGCGATTATTTCTTTCGCGGCACGCTTCTTCGCGTTATCGCTGTTTTGGTCCCTTCCCGAGTTCTAAAGCTTTCCGCACTCTCGTCGATATTTCAGCTCGCCTTTTTCAAATGCGCGAATGCAAACTTTCGTTTCCGCTTTCGAAACCGCAACGCCCTTGCTTAAATTATCACATCGGGCGTTGCCTTGCTCCTTGCGCGGGGCTTTGCACTCCCGAAAAGTATGCAGAAAATGTGAACGAAATGATTCGCGTTCTCGATGGAAAACGAAACGATTTACTCGCCAAGTGGACGCGCGAAATGGAAGAAGCGAGTCTTGCTCTCGACTTTGAAACTGCCGCAAAAAAACGCGATGCGATTGAAGCATTACAAGCGACCAATACAAATCAAAAAGCCGACACAACTGATACCGCGCTGAAATTAGACGTGGTCGCCGTTCGTCGCAACGGAAATTTAGCGACCGCAGTTATTTTCGAATATCGCAAAGGCGTCATCTCGGGGCGCAGACATTTTCAGCTCGAATGCGATCAAGATCAAGATGAAGCAGAAATTCTCTGCGAAATGCTTCCGACTTGGTACGAAAACGAAGAAGTCATTCCGAACGATATCGTCATCAGCAATGCAATTCCCGACGAAGACCGCATTCAAATCGAAGAAGAACTCGCCGAAAAGACAACGCATAAAGTAAGCATTACAGTGCCACAGCGCGGAGACCGCGTGCAATTTATGAAGCTCGCCCTCGCCAACGCCGAAATGCTTTTAGTCGAAGCAAAATCCGAAGTAAAACATTTCGATGAAGTGGAGCAAAGCGTTTTCGATTTGCAGCGTGAACTCGGCCTTGCGAAAACGCCGTTTCGCATTGAATGCGTTGATATTTCGCATTTAGCGGGAACGCATACCGTTGCGAGTCTTGTCGCTTTTAAAAATGGACGACCCGATAAAAAAAATTATCGCAAATTTATCATCAAAACCGTTTCGGGTGTCGATGATTTTGCAAGCATGCGCGAAGTGATGACGCGACGCATCCGCCGATTAGAAGAAGAAAATTTACCGATGCCCGATTTGTGGGTTTGCGATGGCGGTAAAGGTCAAGTCGATGCGACCATGCAAATTTTAAAAGAACTCGGCCACGATAAAGATTTGCCGCTGATCGGTCTTGCAAAGCGTTTAGAAGAAATCGTTTTTCCCGACGACAGAAAATCCATCGTTTTACACCGCACCAGCGCCGCTTTAAAATTGCTGCAAAATGCCCGCGATGAAGCGCACCGTTTTGCGATTACTTATCAACGCAGCAAACGCAAAGAAGATTTGCGAGTCGATTGGTTAAACTTGCCGGGAATCGGTGATGAAACGCGAATTAAAATTCTTTCGAAATACAAAAGTCGCAGCGATTTTTTAAACGCTCCCATCGAAGATATTCAAGATCTTTTCGGGAAAAATCGCGGACTTTCCATTCGCGAAAAAATTGAAAATTACATTCCCGATGCGGAGCTTTTGTGA
- a CDS encoding DUF6588 family protein has protein sequence MKKCILFFVFIFSISAFAAEWASDYQSMIAFQKNVNREGYVKPIATYMGTILNGSWLSTASVERRLAFEAGMPFQIALIESGDREYHSSVYGDVPTIFGSKADLGLGGNEDLHGISVFTLPYLQLGVSFFYTRLVFRGMYFPSVSEFQGYHLLSFGVQHSFGHFFREKLPPILRCFDVSLFFGYNSAYIGYTPDKWKGKLDLDFGTTYTAIVFGFKPLNLVEVMLSLGYQTSTMDADGSLDAYAKDGTYQGKVNPDVSVDGRGVFRLGLEVAFAFGESFHPVVGYNVGANNSFNANVIYFKKSFNIGNEPEKKSEKNEDEKEVKSEENSAPKNSAETENSAEISSENSSDENSLESDSSAP, from the coding sequence ATGAAAAAGTGCATTTTATTTTTCGTTTTCATTTTCTCCATTTCCGCTTTTGCTGCAGAATGGGCGAGCGATTATCAATCGATGATTGCGTTTCAAAAAAATGTAAACCGCGAAGGTTATGTAAAACCCATTGCGACTTATATGGGAACAATTCTCAATGGCAGCTGGCTTTCAACTGCTTCGGTAGAACGCCGACTTGCTTTTGAAGCGGGCATGCCTTTTCAAATTGCGCTCATCGAATCTGGCGATCGCGAATATCATTCTTCGGTCTACGGCGATGTGCCGACAATCTTTGGTAGCAAAGCGGATCTCGGCCTCGGCGGTAACGAAGATTTGCACGGAATTTCTGTTTTCACTTTGCCTTATTTGCAACTCGGCGTAAGTTTCTTCTATACGCGTCTTGTGTTCCGCGGCATGTATTTTCCGTCGGTGAGCGAATTTCAAGGTTATCATCTTCTTTCTTTCGGTGTGCAGCATAGCTTCGGACATTTCTTCCGCGAAAAATTACCGCCGATTCTTCGCTGCTTTGACGTAAGCCTTTTCTTCGGTTATAACTCTGCGTATATCGGCTACACTCCCGATAAATGGAAAGGAAAATTGGATTTGGATTTCGGAACCACTTACACGGCAATCGTCTTCGGATTTAAACCGTTAAATCTCGTCGAAGTGATGCTTTCTCTCGGTTATCAAACTTCGACAATGGATGCAGACGGAAGCTTAGACGCTTATGCAAAAGACGGAACTTATCAAGGAAAAGTCAATCCCGATGTGAGCGTAGATGGACGCGGCGTATTCCGCTTAGGACTTGAAGTCGCCTTTGCCTTTGGCGAAAGTTTCCACCCTGTCGTCGGTTACAATGTCGGCGCGAACAATTCGTTTAACGCAAACGTAATTTATTTCAAGAAATCGTTTAACATCGGCAATGAACCCGAGAAAAAATCCGAAAAAAATGAAGACGAAAAAGAAGTAAAATCCGAAGAAAATTCCGCACCAAAAAATTCTGCGGAAACAGAAAATTCTGCAGAAATTTCTAGCGAAAATTCATCGGACGAAAATTCTCTCGAAAGCGATTCTTCTGCGCCGTAA
- a CDS encoding inositol monophosphatase family protein: MKFLSILERAKVFAEEAGRKALEMQKHLESIRFKNPKDVVTSADLESERIIIFHLQEEFPDHSIRTEEAGHVKDGSRYEWIIDPVDGTVNFSRGIPLWGVSIALVENTENGAVPIVAAISLPGLGKIYTASKNGGAFVNGERIHVSETADLSKAIVSNGDFNVGNWEKINAQNLKNFQREAENCTRVKCYGSAVIEGTFTAQGSLDAFVMTMSYPWDIAGIALIVTEAGGKATEISGDPIRFVDGEQVLFSNGILHDQMVQILK, from the coding sequence ATGAAATTTTTATCAATTCTCGAACGCGCAAAAGTTTTTGCCGAAGAAGCTGGACGGAAAGCGCTTGAAATGCAAAAGCATTTGGAAAGCATCCGATTCAAAAATCCGAAAGATGTTGTCACTTCTGCGGATTTAGAAAGCGAGCGCATTATCATTTTTCATCTTCAAGAAGAATTTCCAGATCATTCAATTCGCACCGAAGAAGCGGGACATGTAAAAGATGGCTCTCGCTATGAATGGATTATCGATCCTGTGGATGGCACGGTAAATTTTAGTCGAGGCATTCCGCTTTGGGGCGTTTCGATTGCCCTTGTCGAAAATACAGAAAACGGTGCCGTTCCAATTGTCGCAGCGATTTCTCTTCCGGGATTAGGAAAAATTTATACCGCATCCAAAAACGGTGGCGCTTTTGTCAACGGCGAACGCATTCATGTGAGCGAAACCGCAGATCTTTCCAAAGCGATTGTTTCGAACGGTGATTTTAATGTGGGAAATTGGGAAAAAATCAATGCGCAAAATTTGAAAAATTTTCAGCGGGAAGCAGAAAATTGCACGCGTGTCAAATGCTATGGCAGCGCTGTGATCGAAGGCACTTTTACTGCGCAAGGTTCTCTCGATGCCTTTGTGATGACGATGAGTTATCCGTGGGATATCGCGGGCATTGCATTAATCGTCACCGAAGCCGGCGGAAAAGCGACCGAAATTTCGGGCGATCCGATTCGATTTGTCGATGGAGAACAAGTTCTCTTTTCCAACGGAATTTTACACGATCAAATGGTTCAAATTTTAAAGTGA
- a CDS encoding sodium-dependent transporter, giving the protein MKREGFKSRLGFLLVSAGCAVGIGNVWKFPFLVGQNGGGFFVLFYLLFLILMGAPVLTMELAVGRASRRTAVSGYRRLEPPGSKWHLHGYVCFLGCLLLMMYYTTVSGWMLNYFFKFASGSFAGLTSEHVGDVFSTMLSSPSQMLLGMGATVFLGFLINSFGVQKGLEAVSKVMMIGLFVLILALAVHSLILPNAWEGVKFYLLPSLDNIKNQGLSNVITAAMNQAFFTLSLGVAAMEIFGSYTSDKYTLGGEAVRICALDTTVAIAAGFIIIPACFSFGVQPDAGPSLIFITLPHVFLNMSGGRFWGAAFFLFMTFASLSTVLAVFENLLSGCIDEFQWNRKKATFVCLLVVFVLSIPCALGYNLLSEVHPIGSKDILDSEDFIVSNFLLPLGSLVYLLFCVTKWGWGFDNYLAEANKGEGLKIPRWFKNYFRFILPILFLFVFINGLL; this is encoded by the coding sequence ATGAAACGCGAAGGATTTAAATCTCGTCTTGGCTTTTTACTGGTTTCTGCGGGCTGCGCTGTCGGCATTGGAAACGTTTGGAAATTTCCATTTCTCGTCGGACAAAACGGCGGCGGATTTTTCGTTCTCTTCTATTTACTTTTCTTGATTCTCATGGGCGCACCTGTGCTTACGATGGAACTTGCCGTCGGACGCGCCTCGCGGAGAACTGCGGTTTCGGGCTATCGCCGATTGGAACCGCCGGGCAGTAAATGGCACCTTCACGGTTATGTTTGCTTCCTCGGCTGTTTGTTATTGATGATGTATTACACGACGGTTTCGGGTTGGATGCTCAATTACTTTTTCAAATTTGCATCGGGCAGTTTTGCAGGTTTGACATCGGAACATGTCGGCGATGTTTTTAGCACAATGCTTTCGAGCCCTTCGCAAATGCTTCTCGGCATGGGCGCAACCGTTTTCCTCGGATTTCTCATCAACAGTTTCGGTGTGCAAAAAGGATTGGAAGCGGTTTCCAAAGTGATGATGATTGGACTTTTCGTTTTAATCTTAGCGCTCGCCGTGCACAGTTTAATTCTTCCGAACGCATGGGAAGGCGTCAAATTTTATTTGCTGCCGAGCTTAGATAATATTAAAAATCAAGGACTTTCAAACGTCATTACTGCGGCGATGAATCAAGCGTTTTTCACGCTTTCGTTGGGCGTCGCAGCGATGGAAATTTTCGGTTCTTATACATCGGATAAATATACCCTCGGCGGTGAAGCGGTTCGTATTTGCGCGTTGGATACAACGGTTGCGATTGCAGCGGGCTTTATTATTATCCCCGCTTGCTTCTCGTTCGGCGTGCAGCCCGATGCGGGCCCGAGTTTAATTTTCATCACGTTGCCGCATGTCTTTTTGAATATGTCGGGCGGTCGTTTCTGGGGCGCAGCCTTCTTCCTCTTTATGACATTTGCGAGCCTTTCCACTGTCCTTGCGGTCTTTGAAAATTTGCTTTCGGGATGCATTGACGAATTTCAGTGGAATCGTAAAAAGGCGACATTTGTCTGCTTGCTCGTCGTCTTCGTTCTTTCAATTCCGTGTGCACTCGGCTACAATCTCTTGAGCGAAGTCCATCCGATTGGTTCCAAAGACATTCTCGATTCCGAAGATTTTATCGTTTCGAATTTCTTGCTCCCGCTCGGTTCTCTTGTATATCTGCTTTTCTGTGTCACCAAATGGGGCTGGGGATTTGACAATTATTTAGCCGAAGCGAATAAAGGCGAAGGCTTAAAAATTCCGCGCTGGTTTAAAAATTATTTCCGTTTTATTTTGCCGATTTTATTCCTCTTTGTTTTCATCAACGGACTTTTATAA
- a CDS encoding sodium-dependent transporter encodes MEREFFKTRLGFLLVSAGCAVGIGNVWRFPFLVGQNGGGFFVLFYLLFLILMGAPVLTMELAVGRASHRTVRSAFKMLEPKGSFWHLHGVLCFFGCLLLMMYYTTVSGWMLNYFGKFSLGTFSEISSEQVNGIFDAMLQSPAEMILGLGIIVFFGFFVNSFGIQKGLEKISKWIMIGLFLLIVLLALNSLRLPNAMEGVKFYLLPNWDNLKEQGIGNVLTAAMNQAFFTLSIGIGSMEIFGSYMSDKFSIGGESIRICSLDTLVALMAGFIIMPACFAYGIQPDAGPSLIFLSLPQVFVHMSGGRFWGSVFFLFMTFASFSTVLAVFEYLISYCLDEFHWTRKKTTILCFFAVFLLSLPCALGYNILSDLYPIGNRDILESEDFILSNILLPFGALVFILFCVTKWGWGFDKYIAEANKGKGLKIPHWFKYYFRFVLPILIFIVFINGLL; translated from the coding sequence ATGGAACGTGAATTTTTCAAAACGCGATTGGGATTTTTGCTCGTTTCTGCGGGCTGTGCTGTCGGCATCGGAAATGTTTGGCGCTTTCCATTTCTCGTCGGACAAAACGGTGGCGGATTTTTCGTTCTCTTCTATTTACTTTTCTTGATTCTTATGGGCGCACCTGTGCTTACGATGGAACTCGCCGTCGGACGCGCGTCGCATCGCACGGTCCGCTCTGCATTTAAAATGCTCGAACCGAAAGGAAGTTTTTGGCATTTGCACGGCGTTCTTTGCTTTTTCGGCTGTTTGCTGTTGATGATGTATTATACGACGGTTTCGGGCTGGATGCTTAATTACTTCGGAAAATTTTCGCTCGGAACATTTTCGGAAATTTCGTCGGAACAAGTAAACGGCATTTTTGATGCGATGTTACAAAGTCCGGCAGAAATGATTTTGGGCTTAGGAATTATTGTCTTCTTTGGATTTTTCGTCAACAGTTTCGGTATCCAAAAAGGATTAGAAAAAATTTCCAAGTGGATTATGATTGGACTTTTTTTGCTCATTGTTTTACTCGCACTCAATAGTTTAAGACTTCCCAATGCGATGGAAGGCGTCAAATTTTACCTCTTACCGAATTGGGATAATTTGAAGGAGCAAGGAATCGGAAATGTGTTGACCGCTGCGATGAATCAAGCGTTCTTCACCCTTTCTATCGGCATCGGCTCGATGGAAATTTTCGGTTCGTATATGTCGGATAAATTTAGCATCGGCGGAGAATCGATTCGCATTTGTTCCTTGGATACTCTCGTCGCATTGATGGCTGGATTTATCATTATGCCCGCGTGCTTTGCTTACGGCATCCAACCAGATGCTGGACCGAGTTTGATTTTCCTTTCTCTGCCGCAGGTTTTTGTTCATATGTCGGGCGGACGTTTTTGGGGCTCTGTCTTTTTCTTGTTTATGACATTTGCGAGTTTCTCCACGGTGCTTGCGGTCTTTGAATATTTGATTTCTTATTGCTTAGACGAATTTCATTGGACGCGGAAAAAGACGACGATTTTATGTTTCTTCGCCGTCTTCTTGCTTTCTCTTCCGTGTGCGCTCGGCTATAATATTTTAAGCGATTTATATCCGATAGGAAACCGCGACATTTTGGAATCCGAAGATTTCATTCTTTCGAATATCTTGCTTCCGTTCGGCGCTTTAGTTTTTATACTATTTTGCGTGACCAAATGGGGCTGGGGATTTGATAAATACATCGCCGAAGCGAATAAAGGCAAAGGATTAAAAATTCCGCATTGGTTCAAATATTACTTCCGCTTTGTGCTTCCTATCCTAATTTTTATCGTCTTTATCAACGGACTTCTCTAA
- a CDS encoding LytR/AlgR family response regulator transcription factor, whose amino-acid sequence MQFKTLIVDDEPLARMRMRKLLEPYSDLVSIAGEASTGEEAVAQIRSLHPDLVFLDIQMPDKNGFDVLKEVDSEEDPLVVFTTAYDEYALKAFAEDTVDYLLKPIEEERLQKCMDKVRRLGAILGGTVDTEEDMQRLLNRAPSNQPQYLRRIQAKIGDRTIVIPIENIFRFQSEEKYTTVYASNGKFIISTPLVDLEKRLDPAQFVRVHRAHLIAIDAITEYQRLPNGHFSIKLHDKDNSVIPVSRNFVSNLHSL is encoded by the coding sequence ATGCAGTTTAAGACTTTGATCGTAGATGATGAACCGTTGGCGCGCATGCGAATGCGCAAATTGTTGGAACCGTATTCGGATTTGGTAAGCATCGCTGGCGAAGCGAGCACCGGAGAAGAAGCGGTTGCACAAATTCGTTCGCTGCATCCCGATTTGGTTTTCTTGGACATTCAAATGCCAGATAAAAATGGCTTTGATGTATTGAAAGAAGTCGATTCTGAAGAAGATCCGCTGGTCGTCTTTACAACGGCTTACGATGAATATGCGTTAAAAGCTTTTGCCGAAGATACCGTTGATTATTTGTTAAAGCCGATTGAAGAAGAACGTTTGCAAAAATGCATGGACAAAGTGCGTCGCTTAGGCGCAATCCTCGGCGGCACAGTGGATACCGAAGAAGATATGCAGCGTTTGCTGAATCGCGCTCCAAGCAATCAACCGCAATATCTGCGTCGTATTCAAGCGAAAATTGGCGACCGCACCATTGTGATTCCCATCGAAAATATTTTCCGTTTTCAAAGCGAAGAAAAATATACGACTGTTTATGCGTCGAATGGAAAATTCATCATTAGCACGCCGCTCGTCGATTTAGAAAAACGTTTAGATCCGGCACAATTTGTCCGCGTTCATCGGGCGCATTTAATCGCCATCGATGCGATTACCGAATATCAGCGTTTGCCAAATGGACATTTTTCGATTAAACTCCACGACAAAGACAATTCGGTCATTCCAGTCAGCCGTAATTTTGTGAGCAATTTACACTCCTTGTAA
- a CDS encoding oligosaccharide flippase family protein, translating to MPNSLETDSKFLKKGVIVNIIGTILKVCGPMLTFVLARVFGPAEFGIFVSAQTLLLTISRSATLGLDKGLYWYLPQNKLQGRKPFDGVMESFWVSVVVSFICLAVIFVGSFTPYISKELPWYALSIVFFAASYVLSNTSEGNRKPQNAVFINSFFVAVLSPATSIALHFLNVPHALPLGLLVGQMGGFILHFILVKKQFPEMPFFPGKFVSKELLKYSIPLGFNEFVSSFLIRSGLWMVMLFFGPEKAGAYGIMVTISNALQTIRVGFTPILTPVVAGMEKERLKTDLKPVYSYCVFMVTFIQLLIGFFIVLFPSEIMSIAGKAFIIQPETLGILLLVHLVMGFGGMTLVVINGIGKSLYTLKMNSFCLAVALISGYFLVPAFGLVGAALSMLLYSLIEILWNNVYLWRLGLRVYSAKLISQGLWVIGLIVFYILINLNLFAFSLVEKSVLYIVIVAGLLAYWKVMSKKMAADKNSNGVKG from the coding sequence ATGCCAAATAGCTTAGAAACAGATAGCAAATTTCTAAAAAAAGGTGTCATTGTAAACATCATCGGCACCATTCTAAAAGTGTGCGGGCCGATGCTCACCTTTGTGCTTGCCCGCGTTTTTGGACCGGCGGAATTTGGCATTTTTGTGTCGGCGCAGACTTTGCTTTTGACGATTTCGCGCTCGGCGACTCTCGGACTGGATAAAGGGCTTTATTGGTATTTGCCGCAGAATAAATTGCAAGGGCGCAAACCTTTTGACGGTGTGATGGAATCGTTCTGGGTTTCTGTCGTCGTGTCGTTTATTTGTTTGGCTGTCATTTTTGTCGGCTCGTTTACGCCGTATATTTCAAAAGAACTTCCGTGGTACGCGCTATCGATTGTCTTCTTTGCCGCGTCCTACGTGTTGAGCAATACTTCGGAAGGAAACCGCAAACCGCAAAATGCCGTTTTCATCAATTCATTTTTTGTCGCCGTTTTATCGCCCGCGACATCGATTGCTTTACATTTTTTGAATGTTCCGCATGCGCTTCCGCTTGGACTTTTGGTCGGTCAAATGGGCGGATTTATTTTGCATTTCATTTTAGTGAAAAAGCAATTCCCGGAAATGCCATTCTTCCCAGGAAAATTTGTTTCGAAAGAACTTTTAAAATATTCTATTCCGCTGGGCTTTAATGAATTTGTTTCTTCATTTTTAATTCGCTCGGGCCTTTGGATGGTGATGCTTTTCTTTGGACCCGAGAAAGCGGGCGCTTACGGAATTATGGTGACGATTTCGAATGCGCTTCAAACGATTCGCGTAGGCTTTACGCCAATTCTTACGCCTGTTGTTGCGGGCATGGAAAAGGAACGTTTGAAAACGGACTTAAAACCGGTTTATAGTTATTGCGTTTTCATGGTGACGTTTATTCAACTTTTGATTGGATTTTTTATCGTGCTTTTCCCGAGTGAAATCATGAGCATCGCAGGAAAAGCGTTTATTATTCAGCCCGAAACTTTGGGAATTCTTTTGCTTGTGCATTTGGTGATGGGATTTGGCGGAATGACTTTAGTCGTGATCAACGGAATCGGAAAAAGTTTATACACCTTAAAAATGAATTCATTTTGTTTAGCGGTTGCGTTAATTTCGGGATATTTTTTAGTGCCCGCATTCGGACTTGTCGGCGCTGCACTTTCGATGCTTTTATACAGCTTAATTGAAATTTTGTGGAACAATGTTTACTTGTGGCGTCTCGGGCTTCGCGTGTATTCGGCAAAGCTCATTTCGCAAGGTTTATGGGTTATCGGACTTATCGTCTTTTACATTTTAATCAATTTGAATTTATTCGCATTTTCGCTTGTCGAAAAATCCGTTTTATATATCGTTATCGTCGCAGGACTTTTAGCTTATTGGAAAGTGATGAGCAAAAAAATGGCTGCCGATAAAAATTCTAATGGGGTTAAAGGCTAA
- a CDS encoding LicD family protein, translating into MKKLNTHECREIQMSVLDEIDRLCKENHLKYSLAYGTLLGAIRHKGYIPWDDDIDIFLLRSDYDKLISLLKNASIKKADWLTLADDTCSDYFYPFAKVYDNRTTVKMERHKGEMGLWVDIFPMDNLPQKQFFEKFFVYYCSFLRVISLSITTDFESKQYDKWTLFYKRIFHTFAKVIGEKRFCRYVERVYQKYANKPSKNVATLFFDTKTDRILDKEKIAETVSYAFENRHYDGVKNYDYYLTEFYSDYMQLPPVEKRYNHGLDCYLKDEKI; encoded by the coding sequence ATGAAAAAATTAAACACGCACGAATGTCGTGAAATTCAAATGTCTGTCTTGGATGAAATTGACAGACTTTGTAAAGAAAATCATTTGAAGTATAGCCTTGCGTATGGAACTTTACTCGGAGCGATTCGTCATAAAGGCTACATTCCTTGGGACGATGACATCGATATTTTTCTTTTGCGAAGCGATTACGACAAATTGATTTCGCTTTTGAAAAATGCTAGCATTAAAAAAGCCGATTGGCTTACGCTTGCTGACGATACTTGCAGCGATTACTTTTATCCGTTTGCCAAAGTTTACGACAATCGCACGACAGTGAAAATGGAACGCCACAAAGGCGAAATGGGACTTTGGGTCGATATTTTCCCGATGGATAATTTACCGCAAAAGCAATTCTTTGAAAAATTTTTCGTTTACTATTGCAGTTTTTTGCGCGTGATTAGTTTATCGATTACAACGGATTTTGAATCCAAACAATACGATAAATGGACTTTATTTTACAAACGCATTTTCCACACTTTTGCAAAAGTCATCGGCGAAAAAAGATTTTGCCGTTACGTGGAACGCGTTTATCAAAAGTATGCAAATAAGCCTTCGAAAAATGTGGCGACTCTTTTCTTTGATACAAAAACCGACCGCATTTTAGACAAAGAAAAAATTGCAGAAACCGTTTCGTATGCGTTTGAAAATAGACATTACGATGGCGTCAAAAATTACGATTATTATTTGACGGAATTTTACAGCGATTATATGCAGCTGCCGCCTGTCGAAAAACGCTACAATCACGGGCTCGATTGCTATTTAAAAGACGAAAAAATTTAA
- a CDS encoding pyridoxal phosphate-dependent aminotransferase, whose protein sequence is MNYLDRNEFNFKPSEKVLNAIRNFNPEELCFYTRIYDEGKKSIFSVKLSAIYNVPESQILLGYGGEDILKNAVHYFLMKGDNKTIMIPEFSWWYYNRIAGECGGTFTMYPLYEKEDTFAYDVDEVIKLTNQNHPRMLLLASPNNPTGNSLTPDEISRIMENIPSDTIVLIDEAYASFICTDTAYIAPLVAKYSNLIISRTLSKFFGLPGLRMGFGFIGKGHDSFLSYANKYLGYNRFSEAVAMAAIDSEDHYRKVADEMQWDRDLFQKELGGLPGFKIYKSVANFILIKYPVRIQEALKKALAEQDYKIKFMTDKGLEDCLRITLGRKEQIQLVVDTIKRCAL, encoded by the coding sequence ATGAATTACTTAGATAGAAACGAATTCAATTTCAAACCTTCCGAAAAAGTTTTGAATGCAATTCGAAATTTTAATCCCGAAGAACTTTGCTTTTACACGCGCATTTACGACGAAGGTAAAAAGAGCATTTTCTCGGTGAAGTTAAGCGCAATCTACAATGTTCCCGAAAGTCAAATTTTATTGGGCTACGGTGGCGAAGATATTTTGAAAAATGCCGTGCATTATTTTTTAATGAAAGGCGATAATAAAACCATCATGATTCCCGAATTTTCGTGGTGGTATTATAATCGCATTGCGGGCGAATGCGGCGGCACTTTTACGATGTATCCGCTTTACGAAAAAGAAGATACCTTTGCTTACGATGTCGATGAAGTGATTAAACTGACCAATCAAAATCATCCGCGGATGTTGCTTTTGGCATCTCCGAATAATCCGACGGGAAATTCTTTAACTCCCGATGAAATTTCTCGCATCATGGAAAACATTCCAAGCGATACAATTGTTTTAATCGATGAGGCTTACGCTTCGTTTATTTGCACCGATACCGCTTACATTGCGCCGCTCGTTGCAAAATATTCGAACTTGATTATTTCGCGCACACTGTCTAAATTCTTCGGGCTTCCGGGTCTTCGCATGGGCTTTGGATTTATCGGAAAAGGTCATGATTCGTTCTTGAGTTACGCCAATAAATATTTGGGCTACAACCGTTTTAGCGAAGCGGTTGCGATGGCTGCAATCGATAGCGAAGATCATTATCGGAAAGTCGCCGATGAAATGCAGTGGGACAGAGACCTTTTCCAAAAAGAACTCGGCGGTCTTCCGGGCTTTAAAATTTACAAGAGCGTTGCCAATTTTATTTTGATTAAATATCCGGTGCGCATTCAGGAAGCGCTCAAAAAAGCGCTCGCCGAACAAGATTACAAAATCAAATTTATGACCGATAAAGGTTTGGAAGATTGCTTGCGCATTACTCTCGGGCGGAAAGAACAAATTCAACTCGTCGTCGATACGATTAAAAGGTGCGCATTATGA